Within the Solwaraspora sp. WMMA2056 genome, the region CGGCTGGTCTGACCGCCGGCACCAACACCGTGCCGGGCCGTCCAGGGTCGACACCCTGGGCGGCCCGGCCGGGCGGCGGCCTCGAACGCCGGACCGGCGTACCCTCGATCGATGGTCCGCCATCTCCTGGTCCCCGGCCGAGGGTTCCCCCGCCCCGAACACTGGCTCAACCGGTGGGCGGCGGCCAACCCCGGCTACCGGTGGGCACCGCCGCCGCCCGGACCGCCGTACGTGCTGGCCGAGCGGCTCGCCGCACTGCACGCGGCGATCACCGCCAGCGACGAACCGGCGGTGCTCATCGCACACAGCGCCGGCTGCCTGACCGTGGTGCACTGGGCGGCGCGCCACCACGGCCCGGTGGCCGCCGCCCTGCTGGTCACCCCGCCGTATCTGGACCCGGGGTGGCGGCCCGGCCCGGACGACCCGACCGACCTGTACGCCGACGCGGTCCCCCGGCAGCGACTGCCGTTTCGCACCGTCCTGGTCGCCAGCCGCACCGACCCGTACACGACGGTCGAGGAGTTCGCGCGCTACGCCGCCGACTGGGGCGCCGAACTGTACGACGCCGGCGACGCC harbors:
- a CDS encoding alpha/beta fold hydrolase, whose translation is MVRHLLVPGRGFPRPEHWLNRWAAANPGYRWAPPPPGPPYVLAERLAALHAAITASDEPAVLIAHSAGCLTVVHWAARHHGPVAAALLVTPPYLDPGWRPGPDDPTDLYADAVPRQRLPFRTVLVASRTDPYTTVEEFARYAADWGAELYDAGDAGHIETASGYGPWPAGERLVAALTDGAPISRPAPTD